In one window of Gossypium hirsutum isolate 1008001.06 chromosome A01, Gossypium_hirsutum_v2.1, whole genome shotgun sequence DNA:
- the LOC107918135 gene encoding uncharacterized protein isoform X3, protein MPSQGVKLYVQDKHVLTLCFPLFISFFVLTTFFGFYHLQVVLDNGILQVTISNPDGILTAIQYNGIDNLLAVENQEADRGYWDLVWNLAGSKGTKGKFDRIEATSFEVIVENEDQVELSFTRTWNPSLEGKVVPLNIEKRFIMLRNSSGFYTYAIYEHLKEWPAFNLDRFRVAFKLRKDKFHYMAMADNRQRYMPLPDDRLPYRSQTLAYPEAVLLVDPMETEFRGEVDDKYQYSCENKDNRVHGWICNDPPVGFWQITPSDEFRSAGPHKQNLTSHVGPTTLAVMHSVHYSGEDLILKFGSNEAWKKVFGPIFIYLNSLSDAGGNPLSLWEDAKQQMRIEVQDWPYTFPASQDFPQSHQRGNVSGRLLVKDRYVCKDYIPANGAYVGLAPPGDVGSWQSEVKGMIYSWVILYMNRQEMALHCGKLESRIALLQNSTFLIRVRCLSTGYMLTILTVGVSDYTKDWFFAQVTRKNDDNTYQGTTWQIKFKLDCAANETETYKLRLALATAHAAELQVRVNDDGKSPLFSSGQIGKDNTIARHGIHGLYRLYHVGIPGNLLLEGDNTIFLTQPKSTSPFQGIMYDYIRLEGPASSNGNKKP, encoded by the exons ATGCCATCTCAGGGAGTGAAGTTATATGTCCAAGATAAACATGTATTAACTCTTTGTTTTCCTCTCTTCAtttctttctttgtattaactacattTTTTGGTTTTTATCATTTGCAGGTGGTCTTGGATAATGGTATACTGCAGGTCACAATATCTAATCCAGATGGCATTCTCACTGCTATTCAATATAATGGCATTGACAATTTGCTTGCTGTTGAAAACCAGGAAGCTGATAGAGG gtattgggacctcgtcTGGAATCTAGCAGGAAGCAAAGGAACAAAGGgtaaatttgacag GATTGAAGCAACAAGTTTTGAAGTAATAGTGGAAAATGAGGATCAGGTGGAGCTTTCATTTACTAGAACATGGAATCCTTCCCTTGAAGGCAAAGTCGTTCCCTTGAACATCGAGAAGAg GTTTATAATGCTTCGTAATTCCTCAGGATTCTACACCTATGCAATTTACGAGCACTTGAAGGAATGGCCTGCTTTCAACCTTGACAGGTTCAGGGTTGCATTCAAGTTGAGGAAAGACAa GTTTCATTACATGGCAATGGCAGACAACAGACAAAGATACATGCCCTTGCCTGATGACCGTTTACCTTACAGAAGCCAAACCTTGGCTTATCCAGAGGCTGTCCTACTGGTTGATCCAATGGAAACTGAGTTTAGAGGAGAGGTTGATGACAAGTACCAGTATTCATGCGAGAACAAGGACAACAGGGTCCATGGATGGATTTGCAATGACCCGCCGGTGGGGTTCTGGCAAATAACTCCTAGTGATGAGTTTCGATCTGCCGGGCCTCACAAGCAAAACCTTACCTCTCACGTCGGCCCGACCACCCTTGCC GTTATGCACAGTGTTCATTATTCAGGAGAGGATTTGATATTGAAATTTGGAAGTAATGAGGCTTGGAAGAAAGTTTTTGGCcccatttttatttatcttaattcTTTGTCGGATGCTGGAGGTAACCCACTTTCACTTTGGGAAGATGCTAAACAACAG ATGAGAATTGAAGTTCAAGACTGGCCCTATACTTTCCCTGCTTCTCAAGACTTTCCACAATCCCATCAAAGGGGCAATGTCAGTGGTAGATTACTAGTGAAAGACAG ATATGTTTGCAAAGACTACATACCTGCCAATGGTGCCTATGTGGGGTTAGCACCCCCTGGAGATGTTGGATCTTGGCAGAGTGAAGTCAAG GGTATGATATATTCATGGGTGATCTTGTATATGAACCGCCAAGAGATGGCCCTACATTGTGGGAAATTGGAGTCCCGGATCGCACTGCTGCAGAATTCTACGTTCCTGATCCGAGTCCGATGTTTGTCAACAGGTTATATGTTAACCATCCTGACAG TTGGGGTTAGTGACTATACAAAAGACTGGTTTTTTGCTCAGGTCACCAG AAAGAATGATGACAACACATATCAAGGAACTACATGGCAAATCAAGTTCAAACTAGATTGTGCTGCAAATGAAACCGAAACATACAAACTACGATTGGCATTGGCTACTGCACATGCTGCTGAACTTCAG GTAAGGGTCAATGATGATGGAAAGTCTCCTCTATTTTCAAGTGGACAAATTGGTAAAGACAACACAATAGCCAGACATGGTATCCATGGGCTTTACCGGCTTTACCATGTCGGTATTCCGGGGAATCTGCTTCTTGAAGGAGATAACACCATATTTCTAACTCAACCGAAAAGCACCAGCCCTTTCCAAGGAATTATGTATGACTATATTCGATTAGAAGGCCCTGCATCTTCTAATGGAAACAAGAAACCTTAA
- the LOC107918135 gene encoding probable rhamnogalacturonate lyase B isoform X2: protein MPSQGVKLYVQDKHVVLDNGILQVTISNPDGILTAIQYNGIDNLLAVENQEADRGYWDLVWNLAGSKGTKGKFDRIEATSFEVIVENEDQVELSFTRTWNPSLEGKVVPLNIEKRFIMLRNSSGFYTYAIYEHLKEWPAFNLDRFRVAFKLRKDKFHYMAMADNRQRYMPLPDDRLPYRSQTLAYPEAVLLVDPMETEFRGEVDDKYQYSCENKDNRVHGWICNDPPVGFWQITPSDEFRSAGPHKQNLTSHVGPTTLAVMHSVHYSGEDLILKFGSNEAWKKVFGPIFIYLNSLSDAGGNPLSLWEDAKQQMRIEVQDWPYTFPASQDFPQSHQRGNVSGRLLVKDRYVCKDYIPANGAYVGLAPPGDVGSWQSEVKGYQFWTRADEDGYFCINNIWTGDYNLYAWVPGFIGDYKYDVIITPSAGYDIFMGDLVYEPPRDGPTLWEIGVPDRTAAEFYVPDPSPMFVNRLYVNHPDRFRQYGLWERYADLYPDRDLVYTVGVSDYTKDWFFAQVTRKNDDNTYQGTTWQIKFKLDCAANETETYKLRLALATAHAAELQVRVNDDGKSPLFSSGQIGKDNTIARHGIHGLYRLYHVGIPGNLLLEGDNTIFLTQPKSTSPFQGIMYDYIRLEGPASSNGNKKP, encoded by the exons ATGCCATCTCAGGGAGTGAAGTTATATGTCCAAGATAAACAT GTGGTCTTGGATAATGGTATACTGCAGGTCACAATATCTAATCCAGATGGCATTCTCACTGCTATTCAATATAATGGCATTGACAATTTGCTTGCTGTTGAAAACCAGGAAGCTGATAGAGG gtattgggacctcgtcTGGAATCTAGCAGGAAGCAAAGGAACAAAGGgtaaatttgacag GATTGAAGCAACAAGTTTTGAAGTAATAGTGGAAAATGAGGATCAGGTGGAGCTTTCATTTACTAGAACATGGAATCCTTCCCTTGAAGGCAAAGTCGTTCCCTTGAACATCGAGAAGAg GTTTATAATGCTTCGTAATTCCTCAGGATTCTACACCTATGCAATTTACGAGCACTTGAAGGAATGGCCTGCTTTCAACCTTGACAGGTTCAGGGTTGCATTCAAGTTGAGGAAAGACAa GTTTCATTACATGGCAATGGCAGACAACAGACAAAGATACATGCCCTTGCCTGATGACCGTTTACCTTACAGAAGCCAAACCTTGGCTTATCCAGAGGCTGTCCTACTGGTTGATCCAATGGAAACTGAGTTTAGAGGAGAGGTTGATGACAAGTACCAGTATTCATGCGAGAACAAGGACAACAGGGTCCATGGATGGATTTGCAATGACCCGCCGGTGGGGTTCTGGCAAATAACTCCTAGTGATGAGTTTCGATCTGCCGGGCCTCACAAGCAAAACCTTACCTCTCACGTCGGCCCGACCACCCTTGCC GTTATGCACAGTGTTCATTATTCAGGAGAGGATTTGATATTGAAATTTGGAAGTAATGAGGCTTGGAAGAAAGTTTTTGGCcccatttttatttatcttaattcTTTGTCGGATGCTGGAGGTAACCCACTTTCACTTTGGGAAGATGCTAAACAACAG ATGAGAATTGAAGTTCAAGACTGGCCCTATACTTTCCCTGCTTCTCAAGACTTTCCACAATCCCATCAAAGGGGCAATGTCAGTGGTAGATTACTAGTGAAAGACAG ATATGTTTGCAAAGACTACATACCTGCCAATGGTGCCTATGTGGGGTTAGCACCCCCTGGAGATGTTGGATCTTGGCAGAGTGAAGTCAAG GGCTATCAATTCTGGACTAGAGCTGATGAAGATGGCTATTTCTGCATTAACAATATTTGGACCGGTGACTATAATCTATATGCATGGGTTCCTGGTTTCATTGGTGATTATAAATATGATGTTATCATCACCCCTAGCGCAG GGTATGATATATTCATGGGTGATCTTGTATATGAACCGCCAAGAGATGGCCCTACATTGTGGGAAATTGGAGTCCCGGATCGCACTGCTGCAGAATTCTACGTTCCTGATCCGAGTCCGATGTTTGTCAACAGGTTATATGTTAACCATCCTGACAG ATTTAGGCAGTATGGGTTATGGGAAAGATATGCAGATTTATATCCTGATAGAGATTTGGTTTACACAGTTGGGGTTAGTGACTATACAAAAGACTGGTTTTTTGCTCAGGTCACCAG AAAGAATGATGACAACACATATCAAGGAACTACATGGCAAATCAAGTTCAAACTAGATTGTGCTGCAAATGAAACCGAAACATACAAACTACGATTGGCATTGGCTACTGCACATGCTGCTGAACTTCAG GTAAGGGTCAATGATGATGGAAAGTCTCCTCTATTTTCAAGTGGACAAATTGGTAAAGACAACACAATAGCCAGACATGGTATCCATGGGCTTTACCGGCTTTACCATGTCGGTATTCCGGGGAATCTGCTTCTTGAAGGAGATAACACCATATTTCTAACTCAACCGAAAAGCACCAGCCCTTTCCAAGGAATTATGTATGACTATATTCGATTAGAAGGCCCTGCATCTTCTAATGGAAACAAGAAACCTTAA
- the LOC107918135 gene encoding probable rhamnogalacturonate lyase B isoform X1: MPSQGVKLYVQDKHVLTLCFPLFISFFVLTTFFGFYHLQVVLDNGILQVTISNPDGILTAIQYNGIDNLLAVENQEADRGYWDLVWNLAGSKGTKGKFDRIEATSFEVIVENEDQVELSFTRTWNPSLEGKVVPLNIEKRFIMLRNSSGFYTYAIYEHLKEWPAFNLDRFRVAFKLRKDKFHYMAMADNRQRYMPLPDDRLPYRSQTLAYPEAVLLVDPMETEFRGEVDDKYQYSCENKDNRVHGWICNDPPVGFWQITPSDEFRSAGPHKQNLTSHVGPTTLAVMHSVHYSGEDLILKFGSNEAWKKVFGPIFIYLNSLSDAGGNPLSLWEDAKQQMRIEVQDWPYTFPASQDFPQSHQRGNVSGRLLVKDRYVCKDYIPANGAYVGLAPPGDVGSWQSEVKGYQFWTRADEDGYFCINNIWTGDYNLYAWVPGFIGDYKYDVIITPSAGYDIFMGDLVYEPPRDGPTLWEIGVPDRTAAEFYVPDPSPMFVNRLYVNHPDRFRQYGLWERYADLYPDRDLVYTVGVSDYTKDWFFAQVTRKNDDNTYQGTTWQIKFKLDCAANETETYKLRLALATAHAAELQVRVNDDGKSPLFSSGQIGKDNTIARHGIHGLYRLYHVGIPGNLLLEGDNTIFLTQPKSTSPFQGIMYDYIRLEGPASSNGNKKP; this comes from the exons ATGCCATCTCAGGGAGTGAAGTTATATGTCCAAGATAAACATGTATTAACTCTTTGTTTTCCTCTCTTCAtttctttctttgtattaactacattTTTTGGTTTTTATCATTTGCAGGTGGTCTTGGATAATGGTATACTGCAGGTCACAATATCTAATCCAGATGGCATTCTCACTGCTATTCAATATAATGGCATTGACAATTTGCTTGCTGTTGAAAACCAGGAAGCTGATAGAGG gtattgggacctcgtcTGGAATCTAGCAGGAAGCAAAGGAACAAAGGgtaaatttgacag GATTGAAGCAACAAGTTTTGAAGTAATAGTGGAAAATGAGGATCAGGTGGAGCTTTCATTTACTAGAACATGGAATCCTTCCCTTGAAGGCAAAGTCGTTCCCTTGAACATCGAGAAGAg GTTTATAATGCTTCGTAATTCCTCAGGATTCTACACCTATGCAATTTACGAGCACTTGAAGGAATGGCCTGCTTTCAACCTTGACAGGTTCAGGGTTGCATTCAAGTTGAGGAAAGACAa GTTTCATTACATGGCAATGGCAGACAACAGACAAAGATACATGCCCTTGCCTGATGACCGTTTACCTTACAGAAGCCAAACCTTGGCTTATCCAGAGGCTGTCCTACTGGTTGATCCAATGGAAACTGAGTTTAGAGGAGAGGTTGATGACAAGTACCAGTATTCATGCGAGAACAAGGACAACAGGGTCCATGGATGGATTTGCAATGACCCGCCGGTGGGGTTCTGGCAAATAACTCCTAGTGATGAGTTTCGATCTGCCGGGCCTCACAAGCAAAACCTTACCTCTCACGTCGGCCCGACCACCCTTGCC GTTATGCACAGTGTTCATTATTCAGGAGAGGATTTGATATTGAAATTTGGAAGTAATGAGGCTTGGAAGAAAGTTTTTGGCcccatttttatttatcttaattcTTTGTCGGATGCTGGAGGTAACCCACTTTCACTTTGGGAAGATGCTAAACAACAG ATGAGAATTGAAGTTCAAGACTGGCCCTATACTTTCCCTGCTTCTCAAGACTTTCCACAATCCCATCAAAGGGGCAATGTCAGTGGTAGATTACTAGTGAAAGACAG ATATGTTTGCAAAGACTACATACCTGCCAATGGTGCCTATGTGGGGTTAGCACCCCCTGGAGATGTTGGATCTTGGCAGAGTGAAGTCAAG GGCTATCAATTCTGGACTAGAGCTGATGAAGATGGCTATTTCTGCATTAACAATATTTGGACCGGTGACTATAATCTATATGCATGGGTTCCTGGTTTCATTGGTGATTATAAATATGATGTTATCATCACCCCTAGCGCAG GGTATGATATATTCATGGGTGATCTTGTATATGAACCGCCAAGAGATGGCCCTACATTGTGGGAAATTGGAGTCCCGGATCGCACTGCTGCAGAATTCTACGTTCCTGATCCGAGTCCGATGTTTGTCAACAGGTTATATGTTAACCATCCTGACAG ATTTAGGCAGTATGGGTTATGGGAAAGATATGCAGATTTATATCCTGATAGAGATTTGGTTTACACAGTTGGGGTTAGTGACTATACAAAAGACTGGTTTTTTGCTCAGGTCACCAG AAAGAATGATGACAACACATATCAAGGAACTACATGGCAAATCAAGTTCAAACTAGATTGTGCTGCAAATGAAACCGAAACATACAAACTACGATTGGCATTGGCTACTGCACATGCTGCTGAACTTCAG GTAAGGGTCAATGATGATGGAAAGTCTCCTCTATTTTCAAGTGGACAAATTGGTAAAGACAACACAATAGCCAGACATGGTATCCATGGGCTTTACCGGCTTTACCATGTCGGTATTCCGGGGAATCTGCTTCTTGAAGGAGATAACACCATATTTCTAACTCAACCGAAAAGCACCAGCCCTTTCCAAGGAATTATGTATGACTATATTCGATTAGAAGGCCCTGCATCTTCTAATGGAAACAAGAAACCTTAA